The following DNA comes from Mycolicibacterium aromaticivorans JS19b1 = JCM 16368.
GCAAGCCGGGAATGCTGAACCGCTCGTTGACGGTGAACGCCGACAGCACCGCCTTGCCGCTGACCGGCTTGGCCTTGAGGTCGTGGCTTCCGCAGTACCGGCACACGGGCTGTGGCGGATGGATCAGCGAGCTGCAGCCCTGGCACTCCTGGATCCGCAGGGTGTCGTCGGCTCCCGAGGTCCAGAAGAACTCGTTCTCGCCGGTGACCTGAGGCAGCGGGGCGCGGGTCACTGGGCGAAGCCCCAGCGGGCCTCGAAGACCGGTGATTCATCGGCCGGTATGTCCGCCGGCCTGGTCTCGCCGTCGAACTCGTTGTCGCTGATCTCGATGATCGCGTGCACCGGGCAGTCGAACAGCGCCCGTAGGACATCGTCGCGGTCGGCTCCGGCCACTCTGCCGTCCCCGATCAGGGACGCGTAACCCCAGTCATCGAGCGAAAAGTGCTTGGGCGCGTGCTTGGCGCAGGCGCCGAACCCGTCACAGAGCGTCCGGTCCAGCCGAATTCGGATCTCACCGCTCATCGCTGCGTCACCGCCTCCACCTCGTAGGGACGCTGGGCGCTGAATCGGCCTGCCCCGCACGGATCACAGGCACCGGCCAGATGTTGTTCGACAACCGCGGGGAAATGCTTGAGAAGGCTGCCCGCGACGTTGGCCGCGCCGTCGAGGGTGGCGCAGGCGCCCCGGCCGCGCAGCACGACCGACCAGCGCTCCAGACGGGCGACGTCCTCGGTGGTGGCCGCACCATCGCGCAGCGCGCCCGCGGCAGCGGCCATCGCCGCCGTGCCGTTGAAGCACGACCCGCACTGCCCGGCGTTCTCACGGTCGAAGTAGGCCAGCACCGACGCCGCCACGGCCACCGGGCAATCGTCGGTCAGAATCGCCACTGCGCCGCAACCGAGGCCGCATCCGAGCTCGCGGAACGTCTCGTGATCCAGGGTGGTGTCGAGCACGTCGCGGTTGAGCAACCCGGCGAAGTAGCCGCCCATCAGGGCGCCCTGCACCGAGTCCGGCGAAACGCCGTGTACGGCAAGCACATCGCGGAACGGCATGCCGTGGGGCACCTCGTAGAGGCCCGGTGGCCGTCCCGCGCCGGTGATCGTCATCAGAAAGGTGCCCGGTGAGGCCGCCGTGCCGGCTGAGCGGAAGGCCGCGGCGCCGTTGCGTTGGATATACGGCAGGTTCGCCAGCGTTTCGACGTTGCTCACCAGAGTGGGATGTCCCGCCACGCCTTGCTGGAACGGCCGTGGCGGCTTGTCGGTCGGTTTGGCAGGTCCGCCGTTGACGGCTCGCACCGCGGCGGTTTCCTCACCGGCGACATAACCGGCGGCCACGGTGACGATCGAAATCTGAAGGCCACCAAGCGTGTCGAAGCCCACTTCGCTGAGCGCGCCGTCCACGGCACGCGCCGCGTCGAGATCGGAGACGTAGACGTAGGCATGCTGGGCGCCGACCAGCCGGGCCGCCAACCGCACGCCGTCGAGCACCAGATGTGGACGGTGGCGCAGCAGCCAGCGGTCCTTCACCGACGCGGGCTCGCCTTCTTCGCCGTTGGCCAGCACGACGGTCGCATGGCCGCGGGTGTACGCGGCGCGCACGGTGCGCAGTTTGACCGCCAGCGGAAAGGCGGCGCCGCCGCGTCCGAGCAGCCCCGCGCCTTCGACCTCGGCGAGCAGACTCTCGGTGCTGTCCAGCGGCGAGTATCCACCGACGGACACATACGCGCTCATGCTCTCCACCGTTGCCGGCAGTCGCAACAACCGGGGGGTGACTCCCGGTGCACAGGCGACGGTCAAGGCCGTGCCTGCGGGTGCGGTGGCATTCATCGGTCACCTCTTCTGATTCGGGCACCCGGCGCGAGATCGCTAGGCTGAGGCCCATGAGAACGGCGGTGGTGCGTGTCGATGTCGACCCGGCCGGTGAGCTGACGCCGGCTGAGCTCACCGCGGGTGTCGCCGCGCTGCGCGCGCTCGCCGACGACAACGGAGTGACCGTGGTCGACAACAACCTCGCCGCGATGCCGCGGGGTCGCCGTGTTGCCGAACTGCTGATCGGCAATACCGCGGTCGACGATCTGCCGCGCATCGGAGTCACCCTGTGCGTCAAGGCATTCGGCACCGAACCGGTGGTCGGTGT
Coding sequences within:
- a CDS encoding ferredoxin, producing MRIRLDRTLCDGFGACAKHAPKHFSLDDWGYASLIGDGRVAGADRDDVLRALFDCPVHAIIEISDNEFDGETRPADIPADESPVFEARWGFAQ
- a CDS encoding NADH-ubiquinone oxidoreductase-F iron-sulfur binding region domain-containing protein, whose translation is MNATAPAGTALTVACAPGVTPRLLRLPATVESMSAYVSVGGYSPLDSTESLLAEVEGAGLLGRGGAAFPLAVKLRTVRAAYTRGHATVVLANGEEGEPASVKDRWLLRHRPHLVLDGVRLAARLVGAQHAYVYVSDLDAARAVDGALSEVGFDTLGGLQISIVTVAAGYVAGEETAAVRAVNGGPAKPTDKPPRPFQQGVAGHPTLVSNVETLANLPYIQRNGAAAFRSAGTAASPGTFLMTITGAGRPPGLYEVPHGMPFRDVLAVHGVSPDSVQGALMGGYFAGLLNRDVLDTTLDHETFRELGCGLGCGAVAILTDDCPVAVAASVLAYFDRENAGQCGSCFNGTAAMAAAAGALRDGAATTEDVARLERWSVVLRGRGACATLDGAANVAGSLLKHFPAVVEQHLAGACDPCGAGRFSAQRPYEVEAVTQR